The Periplaneta americana isolate PAMFEO1 chromosome 16, P.americana_PAMFEO1_priV1, whole genome shotgun sequence genome segment aCCCGCTCCAGAAAACCAAAGCTTTTGTTGGAGTGTTCTTGGAAACTTAAAAGTACACATTAAGCATAacgaaataatacataaatataaacagtgtacattacaaaatgaaataagattAATGCAGGCAATTTCTTAAGAGTACACTTTTCTGAACAGAAAATCTACACTtccttatttattaataaaatgtgtgaaaacaaattaatattttggagtTTTACTTACCTCAGAGTAGTTATTCCTCAGGTGATATACATGCTCTGTAATTAATacagttcggataaagtagctgtatcaggataggcatccttggtccatgCATTTTGTTGACAAATATTAACTGCTGCGAAGAGCGCCCCCCATACTCTAGCTGAAAGATCAGTGAATGTACATTACAGCCCTAGTTAATGTCTGTAAACAAAACACACGGACCAAGTATGCCTATTCTGATAGTTACTTTACCCGAACCGTAGTAATTAGTATCCcgtttttcatatatttcttctATTTCAGTAAGCTGAGTATCGAATGCTTTTGTAATCTTTCGTAAATATCAACAAAGTTCTTTTTCATAACTACGCAATTGTTTGTGCAGAGCATCAAACTTTCCGTGCATAACTCTCGAAAGATTATCATCATGACGGTCGATATAgcaaatcatatttaaaataagtatGTTTCAtaggcagggttgccagattttgagATGAGAAATAAGGAACACCTTTCATCCACATTAggtttcttagaaaaaaaaaacagtgaatgtataaaaagagaaatcattcattcatactttccTGCTCAAatgcaggtcttttactgcaaacccagcattctccaatttttactattttctgccttcctcttagtatccACATATgatatcttaatatatattatacctggtaaggtttatcttgtctgagtagcaataaaaccaagtcccttcaaatgagggtggagattataggagggttgtaaattttcaggattcctttcaaaaccttgttattgtacaggctgccggaactcagtttcttgaaagacaggctcagtgacggaactacacagtacgaagagagatattttgttattttattttgcgctacagaatgtatcaactagtcccttccgccactggatggatggaaggcATCGGTCCACTCCCCCACGGCCATAACAACACTGACGATGTAAGACATATAACCTTTCTCTCTCTTCgtagtgagacaagatacatcacacagactttaatgtCTTCCATCatttcttttaccccgaacttttctccctttcaccattttttccagtgcatttttcagtaggaagtttattttcagtcagtgacccaatcaatgtattacatattaattaatacaattaatcatattatgatttatacattatatattgTAAATGATTATTACgtcatataattatattgtgaaaTTACTCTTTCGCTTTATATATTCCTATATTTAAACTGTATTTTTCACTTGAACATGCTGTATTTAactattaattttttcatgttattttacgacgctgtatcaacatctctggttatttagcgtctaaattatgtgaaggtgataatgccggtgaaatgtgtcccaggtccaacaccgaaagttacccagcatttgctcgtattggggtgagggaaaaccctggaaaaaacttcaaccaggtgacttgccccagccgggattcgaacccgggccacttggtttcgcggtcagacgcgctagccgttactccacaggtgtagacactATTTATCTATATAACACAATGTTGCAAGATAAAATTTTAATCATAGGCTAGATCTTCAGGTAATACAAGTGTGTAGTTGtaaaaaatgaccaaataaatGACGATCTACAAACAGGAGGATGCCAGAATCTTCTTTTAACAAGGATGATATGACGTCAGAAAAGagaagattatattttattttagcaggttattttacgatgctttatcaacatctcaggttatttaacgtctcaatgagatgaagatgttaatgccagtgaaatgaattcggggtccaacaccgaaagttacccagcatttgctcatattgagttgagggaaaactccggaaaaaacctcaaccaagtaatttgccccgactgggaatcgaacccgagccacctgttttcgcggctagatgcgctaaccgttactccactggtctggacattatgatgatgatgatgatgatgatttgattTTAGTAGGTaatttaggacgctttatcaacatctcaggttatttagcgtctgaatgagatgatgttaatgccggtgaaatgaattcggggtccaacgccgaaagttacccagcatttgctcatattgagtcgagggaaaaccccggaaaaaaacctcaaacaactaacttgttccgaccgggaatcgaatccgggccacctggtttcgcggctagacgcgctaaccgttactacacaggtgtgaacatgatgatggatgatgatgatgatgatgataattacagATCCCATTAAGTTCGAGTCTAATAGCACTGGTATGAATTTCGTAGTACGCACAGTTATAAAATTATAGCACTTTACATTTACTGAATGTATCTGTGAGCAGTGTATTACCaaatatgcactataaagtataactttaaataaaataatacagttcaaaaaatattttagtaacatTAATTACTGCCACATTTTCCTAAGTATGAGTAAAGAAATGAACACAACTTTAGTGTATGCATAAGGTACTATGGCAAACAGCCTGTATGTACTATGATACCTCTTGTACGTTCATTAATAATGTATAAAGTTATTCATAATTTTATGCACCAGAAAGAAGTACTTCCGTACTTAGCAATAACTTTCAGCTGCAGATTGAAACCCAAACCGTCAGAAACACCATCACTCGAACGCTCACTTGGTATTCGAATAGTCTGTCGCCGTTATGAAAACGTTTCGAGATCACACGGAAACTAGAAGCACATTCTTCACAAATCACAATCAAAAAAATTATCGCCTGTGTATGCGCATATGTGTAGTCAGATGTCCCGAACGAAAGAAACCCTTTCCACATACACCGCATTTGAAAGGTCTCTCGCCTGTATGACAACGTTTGTGAATTCTCAAATCCGAAGAGAGCGAAAAAGATTTTTCGCATaaatcgcatttgaatggcttttcctCCGCGTGCTTCCTAGCATGTGCAGTAAGATAACGGGACAGCGAGAAACTCTTCCCACAAACCTCACAGTTGAATGGCTTGTCGCCAGTGTGCGTAAGAGCGTGTGCACTCAAAAACGCCGACCGCTGAAAACTCTTTCCACATAACTCGCACTTAAATGGCTTTTCACCTGTGTGTATGCGAGTATGTATATTCAAATATCCCGCCTGTGAAAAACTCTTTCCACATACATCGCATTTAAACGGCTTATAGCCTGTGTGTACGCGGACATGTTCACTTAAATGTCCCGATCTTAGGAAACTCTTCCCACATGTATCACATTTGAATAACCTCTCGCCCGTGTGACTACGTATATGCACTTTCAAATCCTTCGATTGCGAATAAGACTTCTCACAAAAgtcacatttgaatggcttctcccctgtgtgtatgCGAGCATGAGCACTCAGATATTTCGACTTCGAGAAACTTTTCCCACATATATTGCACATGAATGGCTTTTCGCCAGTATGTAGGCGGACGTGTGCATTCAAATGTCCAGACTGAAAAAAACTCTTTCCACATTCAGCACACTTGAACAGTCCCTCGCCGGTATGTCGACGTTCATGGATTTTGAGAACCTTCGACTGCGAGAAGCACTTTCCACATATATCGCATTTGAATAGTTCTTCGCCCATATGCAGCAGAACATGTCCCACTTCGTTTTCTCTTGTGAACAACTCTCCGTAACTATCGCTGTCAAGAGAATTTTCGCAGTCAGGTTTCTCTGATGACAAATTAACAGTGTGACTTTGATCTATCGTCACATGCTCTTCACATGCATTAATAACGGACTGCGGACACACTCCTGTGGCGAGACTATCTGCAATGCTATGAACAAAATATTCTTTGTCTATAATAAGTAAAACTTTGTATAAACAGTATAATTAAAAATGCATTACAAGACAGaaatgtaatagtacattatgcaacgagcctataatggtagtaattaagacgcgagtatgtttgtttatgaaacgagcgcgagagtttcataattttcataccattataggcaagtttcatacgactttttgtgctccaccatatttctaacttgaaattattcataagtattcatgttatgattatctaAATGatgagcggaagtgaccttctaaattgtgagatgtgcgcagacgcgaaagtattgattttttccgaggcacgaatgtcattgtccttgatataatctagagaataacatgaacattaatattgatataaccttgaaattgatttagaattgaaaaacgagatgacaaattgaatttatttgaatattatttacaatttaattattatagtaacagaacataaccttctgcgacagtattggatttccagcctctgtgacttttcgctaattgtctttcgattgcatatgcgagaataatcgatacttgcggttttataatggtacaatggtgatttctcattggctgaacaactgaactataattaataggtgtactttaatgaggtgcattaaagggctactaccaggtgtataattactacaatttggcatggtcaagcataaagaATTAAATGTAAGCACTGTAAAGTTGCATCTAACCGGTTAAATTTTTTCCTTCAACTTTACGCCTTCAGGGAATgcatggaagaatgaatgaaacgcattcaattgtgcatgcctcttttctactaaaaataatagtgcatgcagcaattgaaagctaTCCATCGCTGGGGGTAACTTCTGCATTATTTCGATCAAGAGTACAGTAGCGTATAGCGAGCAGCTGACTGTTCTAGGAAGCcgcaaataattaaaaattttttcttaaatttcctaAGCTGAAAATGGCGGAAAGTATGATTAGCTTTACAGAAGAGTACAAATACTAATGCTTATGGAGCGTTCAACCACAAAATTTTCGGAATCAAGTAAGCGTAAGTAttgcattcatatttattattattttattaacttatacagggtgattcacaaggatttaccgccacttacggggtttattttcgaagacattctgagaaaaaaatgttatacaagCATATGTCCTAATCTAAATATTttgagagttacactaatttgaaaatgttaaaaatataccttttttttctttagtttaaggttaaaagaatattacaaatagagaatggattatttagaagtatcatttctttaatatcaTCATTTT includes the following:
- the LOC138692030 gene encoding zinc finger protein 234-like isoform X3, whose product is MSSIKVVMDVVKREPEADPLATETCDSTDKEREVLLEEENSLDLHLSGKKEDCIDENCELNSEIKLEECPLPFNFAMVKCEYEEESSDVDAVKEEQTPCIRPEENQVLSESIADSLATGVCPQSVINACEEHVTIDQSHTVNLSSEKPDCENSLDSDSYGELFTRENEVGHVLLHMGEELFKCDICGKCFSQSKVLKIHERRHTGEGLFKCAECGKSFFQSGHLNAHVRLHTGEKPFMCNICGKSFSKSKYLSAHARIHTGEKPFKCDFCEKSYSQSKDLKVHIRSHTGERLFKCDTCGKSFLRSGHLSEHVRVHTGYKPFKCDVCGKSFSQAGYLNIHTRIHTGEKPFKCELCGKSFQRSAFLSAHALTHTGDKPFNCEVCGKSFSLSRYLTAHARKHAEEKPFKCDLCEKSFSLSSDLRIHKRCHTGERPFKCGVCGKGFFRSGHLTTHMRIHRR
- the LOC138692030 gene encoding zinc finger protein 234-like isoform X2 — encoded protein: MLLVDSNRGKSTLFRGVERKVVMDVVKREPEADPLATETCDSTDKEREVLLEEENSLDLHLSGKKEDCIDENCELNSEIKLEECPLPFNFAMVKCEYEEESSDVDAVKEEQTPCIRPEENQVLSESIADSLATGVCPQSVINACEEHVTIDQSHTVNLSSEKPDCENSLDSDSYGELFTRENEVGHVLLHMGEELFKCDICGKCFSQSKVLKIHERRHTGEGLFKCAECGKSFFQSGHLNAHVRLHTGEKPFMCNICGKSFSKSKYLSAHARIHTGEKPFKCDFCEKSYSQSKDLKVHIRSHTGERLFKCDTCGKSFLRSGHLSEHVRVHTGYKPFKCDVCGKSFSQAGYLNIHTRIHTGEKPFKCELCGKSFQRSAFLSAHALTHTGDKPFNCEVCGKSFSLSRYLTAHARKHAEEKPFKCDLCEKSFSLSSDLRIHKRCHTGERPFKCGVCGKGFFRSGHLTTHMRIHRR
- the LOC138692030 gene encoding zinc finger protein 234-like isoform X4 — encoded protein: MDVVKREPEADPLATETCDSTDKEREVLLEEENSLDLHLSGKKEDCIDENCELNSEIKLEECPLPFNFAMVKCEYEEESSDVDAVKEEQTPCIRPEENQVLSESIADSLATGVCPQSVINACEEHVTIDQSHTVNLSSEKPDCENSLDSDSYGELFTRENEVGHVLLHMGEELFKCDICGKCFSQSKVLKIHERRHTGEGLFKCAECGKSFFQSGHLNAHVRLHTGEKPFMCNICGKSFSKSKYLSAHARIHTGEKPFKCDFCEKSYSQSKDLKVHIRSHTGERLFKCDTCGKSFLRSGHLSEHVRVHTGYKPFKCDVCGKSFSQAGYLNIHTRIHTGEKPFKCELCGKSFQRSAFLSAHALTHTGDKPFNCEVCGKSFSLSRYLTAHARKHAEEKPFKCDLCEKSFSLSSDLRIHKRCHTGERPFKCGVCGKGFFRSGHLTTHMRIHRR